In the Plasmodium yoelii strain 17X genome assembly, chromosome: 3 genome, one interval contains:
- a CDS encoding fam-a protein encodes MNKFYIQIVFFLLIIPLYVNNKTLATELVPKKNTKQKSTKRYPTYDNTKEIYQKNKHLLYTDPKETINAYKFMNDALKQLKHHATSKGYTSCGGIPSENIVLYKKKHKKHTKIKKIEYIVDDPNQYNELINKFWDPDHSKFVYGSSAKRKIARVYTPNLIMIQQRWKKLPWTREKYFYAIAAKYKISKNKTIIVMSSANIIDNNRKNKKYFENTIVKSANLFQAEVDSEDEIRNGKIKKSYVNLSGYINDEHGSI; translated from the exons atgaataaattttatattcaaattgttttttttcttttaatcaTCCCCCTAtatgtgaataataaaaccCTTGCAACTGAGCTtgttccaaaaaaaaatacaaaacaGAAATCAACAAAACGTTATCCTAC ctatgataatacaaaagaaatatatcaaaaaaacaaacaccTATTATATACCGATCCCAAAGAAACTATAAATGCGTACAAATTTATGAATGAcgctttaaaacaattaaaacATCATGCTACAAGTAAAGGTTATACAAGTTGTGGTGGAATTCCTTCTGAGAatatagttttatataaaaaaaaacataaaaagcatacaaaaattaaaaaaattgaatataTAGTTGATGATCCGAATCAG TATAATGAATTAATAAACAAGTTTTGGGATCCCGATCATAGCAAATTTGTGTATGGAAGCTCGGCTAAAA GAAAAATTGCCCGTGTGTATACTCcaaatttaataatgatACAACAACGTTGGAAAAAACTTCCGTGGACTCGtgagaaatatttttatgctatAGCTGCAAAATATAAA ataTCAAAAAACAAAACTATAATTGTCATGTCTTCAGcaaatataattgataacaaccgtaaaaataaaaaatattttgaaaacaCAATAGTAAAAAGTGCAAATTTATTCCAAGCTGAAGTTGATTCTGAAGATGAGATtagaaatggaaaaataaaaaaaagctaTGTTAACTTAAGTGGATACATT AATGATGAACATGGTTCCATTTaa